Below is a window of Lepisosteus oculatus isolate fLepOcu1 chromosome 8, fLepOcu1.hap2, whole genome shotgun sequence DNA.
TTTCCCCTGCCTGACAGGTAGGCAGTAGGTTAGAGGGTCCTGTTTCAGGAGGTTCATTccgtctgtgtgtgtttttgtcttctGCAAAATAAACTATAGGTACAGCGGAGCATGTATTTTTGCTGCCCTTATGGAGTCGGCAAGAGTCCTGCTCTGGATACAGTAAAAATAAGGTTTCCCAGTAATAATGAGCTTTTCTCCCATAAGTGTCTTTTAAAATACTGAGCTTTAATCCTCTAGCTTGTGCTGTGTGATTAACACCGCACAGCAAGTTGGGGCTTATTTCCGGCCTGCTAGGTTTAGGTTTCTTTTGTACAGAAATGAAAGCTGTGCTCCCCTGCGCCAGTGCCAGCGCCCACGGGTGTGGTCGAAAGATACGGCCCTGATCGCATTCCTCTTTCGCAGCCGCCGGCTCCTGAACGCGTGTGCCTGTCgtgttggggggggggctgaTCGATTGAACCCAGGGAGCCACGGCTCgggaaaaatatttcacaaaagGAAAAGAGAAGTACTGATTTTAACAAGAATACCTTTGAACGGGGCCTTTCGTTTCCATTGCGTTTCCTGTTTCCTGTCCCTTTGTAGCGTCTTTATTTTCCTCGTGAGgaactgtcattttaaaaatatttttaatacttcCAAGCTATGAGGATTTTCTGCATTTCTAAGCATTTATAAATTTAATACCATACATTTGCTTtgcgtgtaaaaaaaaaaaatcgatttCACCCTTATCAGACGTCAGTTATACTATAATACTAATGGAAAAGCTGAGATTTCATCTGATGTAATTTtagcttttttaatttactcaAGTGTTTTACTTTGAAACAGAGTTCAACGACatgtttcttgcatttttatttacaaaatatggTATTTTTTTCCCCGGAATAAGACACCTCAGGTCTGTTACATGATTAAATTCTACTTCTGAAATCCGTCTCATATGAACCCTCTTACTATGGCAAGATGCTCATTATGATTTTCCTGTCCTGAGGGTTCGTTTACAGACCACATGAATCCTCTTTTAATTCGCCCCGACCCAGGAGTCAGTTTGAGAATGATGCTGCGACTCCTTTAGACCCAGCAGTGCACACCACGGCGATGTGTGATCCACAGATCAGGTCCTGTATTTGTCATGCATGCAAACCTGGACTTTTCTGTTGGTTTGTTGCTATTTCCAGGACAACACAAGGGGATGTTTTTCTTGACCCGGTTTCTTATTTGTGTCATTATTGTAATACGCCTACATTGTTCCCATCATTCGTTTCtgatttatttatgtttttggctgctgctgctgctgttctccatgtgcatttttcattgtttcttttctgttgcaTTACATCACGTTATAACTATCATTCAGTTACGGAAGGTGGGTGTGCTCTTCCAGCTGTGTGTGGCCCAAGTGCCTTCTAGCTGGCCTGCCACAGAGCACAGAGGTGTGATGGACTATTCAGAGTTTTCAGAATTATTGGGGCGCctctttttaaattgtattcacATTTTATAGAGCATTTCTCTGCCCCCTACCCCCTGTTTGCTTCTTACTCATCAGTTTCTTGCTGTTGTTAAGGAGAATGTGTTCCTTCGCATTGTGCTCCTGCTAATGAAGCTATTTACGGCATCTTCGATATCCAGTGATACAGAATCTCCATGAATATGAAATGACTTTAGTTTCTCTTTGCTGAACCTAGGATTTCATTTTGCGTGTTCCTTATTGTGCCAGGAGTTTGGGGGTTATTATCTGCTGGTCCGCTCTTTAGCATCCAGAAGTCAAATTAAGATCCTGGGCACTGAGGAGTTTTTTGGTAGGGCTGGTTTAACGAATTACAAATGTGTCcatttctgaaatatatatGCCCTCATTAAAGCGTGCTGTTTGACAGCAGCTGTCCTGCGCAGACAATGTCTCGGCTCGGATATCGTTCGCTTATGATTACGATTTCATTGTGATATGTCATTAAATGACGAAGGAACCAAATCTTAAATAACAAACCGTCAAACAAATTGACTACGGAGTCCAGGACAAGTCATGATAATGCTTTAGCACTGCGAATGCTTTAACTCCAAACCAACtgttttacaattatttaaacCTATAATTCTCCTCAAGCTTGTCAGAAGGTTGTCATAGCTATTCTCATTTGATTGTGAGCTCCTGTAAGCACTTGGAACATTTCCCCGGCTGTCAGAAACCACATGTGGCAGAGCAATCCTCCCGAAGatgtgtttcctctgtgttgACAAACTGGGGGCCTCTGTGATGTCACTCCCACTCTGCTCCTGTCCAGCACCAGCCCTGAGTCTGATTCCCTTCCCACTGAGGCAACTCACATTCTCCCAGGCTTGTTGAAGGCTAACGTGTATACAATGGATCGATTTTTGCAAGGTTTATGTCTAATATTAAATTGTCAGAAGCAACTGATGTAACTTGAAAGTGTTACATTGTTCCATGTCAGAGTATTTCATAGTAACTCTTAGTTTTCCCTCTTAAAAAGACGCCATCCTTGTGATGAAATGTAagaccaaggtcctgactccctgGGGACATTAACAACCCAtcccttttcaagaaacaccctgagatttttaacctcgatatcctggccaaatttccccctggactttaccaatcatggccttctaaaaACCTCcatttatgaactggcttcattactctgctctcctccccactgatagctgatgtgtggtgagcgttctggcgcactatggctgccgtcgcatcatccaggtggggctgcacactggtggtggtggaggggatccccattacctgtaaagcactttgagcggagtgtctagaaaagcactatagaagTGAATGGattatttatttgttattaAATGCAGTATTATTGTGAAATGCTACAATGTCAACCCATCAGAAACTGCCACGTCACCTCAGGACAGATGTCCGTATAAATAAATAGTTGCCATTGTAGACATTGGAATAAGAGGTAAACACTGGGACTTTTTTATCGCTGGACTGTCCAGTTTTTACTAAGTACTATATGTAAGGCTGTATTGGATTGATCAAGAAAAACACTCCAAAACTGACAGTTCATCAGTCTGTGTAGTTTCAGGTGGTAGGTGACAATCCAGTAGCGAACCTGTCGGGACTTGCACATACAGGTGTTAACATTTCTTTGGAAACTGTAACATGTACACATCAGCACAGGTCTCAGTGGCCGTGGAGCTGCTTGGAAACCCTTACTTCATCCTTTTGGTTTCCTTTCTTCGTTCAGGAATGGCTTCTGAGCAAGAGCAATGGCACTTGGAACACTTTCGGATGGGTTTCATCACCAGCTCCATTGTGGGACGtcagtatagtactgtataaggaaataataattacattgtTAATTATTACGCTGTAGCTGTTTAAGCCGTGGAGCATAATTTTCATGACATACTGTGCccacttttttccccactgtttCCATCATTATTTCcaatactgtacaatatctcAACTCTAAGGGACTAATACGTGTTTTTTTCTAGGCAGTGTGTATTGCAGtttgatgcagatgttttgaCTGCTGGATATCTTGGAATGGGTGACCTGCGGGCAGTAAATGTCTCGCGCTTGTTGGTCTTGCAGCCGGTGGGGGTGCACCTGGTGAGCGTGTACACCAGTCCCAACGACAGGATGCTGTGGGCAGTGGACAGCCGAGGATACGTGCACGTCCGGACTGGGATTACAGAGGAGATGCCGGTGGGAACAGACTGGGAGCATGTCCCAGGTAATTTTGCTGGACAGGGGGAGCGAGCCTTCCAGGAATGATCTGCAGAAAGGAGAAACATATGCAGATCTAAAGCATGCTTCCAGTTTTTAGATGGAAAAGAAAGTGTTGTTAGCCAGTAGTTAAAATTTGGAGTGCATTTAGAGATAAATGTTAAGTTGGCATTAATAGGTGCAGGCTTACTACAGTAAATAAGACAGCTGCTTCTGGAGGTGTAATACGTGGAGCCTGCTTGCACTGTGGTATTCCTCTCGTGCTTTCACAGGCCTGCAGGCGTGGCAGTTAACAGTGAGTGCCAGGACTGTGTGGGTGCGTTGCCCCAATGGAGATGTAGCCCGTAGATATGGCATCACAGAGAAGAACCCAGCAGGAGACTACTGGAAGAAAATACCAGGCCTGGTCAGCTGTTTAACAGGTGAGCTAAGCAATGTTTTTGAAGTCCATTTTTGAACGTTTTCACCATTTCCCCATCTTTCTTTACTGGGACAGTATTTTCCTGGATCTGTATGAGGCGTAAATGCACAACAGCTGAAAGGATGTACTAAAACGTGTAGTGGGAAAGCTTGTTGAGACACACTTGTCAAGTCTTAACACATAAAGGATGTAAAAGCTAAAAAATGTCACAAACATCCCCCCCCCTTTGCCTTTTTCAGTTGAGTTTTGTATAGTTGAAGAAAACAGATATCAGAAAGGGTTTTCGGCAGATTTAGAGCTGCTTGCCTGAATGCACTACTTGCACAGCGAGAGCTACTGAAATGTCTCCACCCCTGAACACGCAGTAACTTCAACACCGGGCCTTGTgttcctctacagtcaccccagTGGACGAGCTGTGGGCAGTGGGCATGACCGGCTCTCTGATTCGCCGACTGACCAAGGCCTTCTGCCACAGCAACAGCAGGTCAAAGGTCAGCATGGCCTCATCGTCGCTGAATGGCGACGATCCAGAGGACGAGTGGGAGGTCATCTAGAGACCCCACGGGCACCTGGAGGTCCAGGCATCCTTACTCTTCTGTATACTGAAAAGGTTCATCGGCCTCtaatttattaatatgtttGGATTTTACATTCTctttttatatatgtatataaattaACTTCTGGTATCTTTTATTAACTGTGCGTGCTGCTAGTGGTACTGTTGGCTGTGCGGACCTGTGGAGTTATGAGTTAATCACAAGAATGCTGATTGCACATGTATTCTGTACTGTTCAGGACACTTGCCTGCCACACAAGGAGGCTGTTGTGAAATTCATTGCTACAGCTTCACTGATTCTATCTTAACAGTCTTCACACTCACCACTTCCACTCCTCCCGTTTCTGTGCGCATCTTTCACTTGTGTTTTCGCAGGTTTAACCTTTCTTTGCCTTTTAGCTAGTTGTAATGCTTATGCcagctttcaaaaatattttcaaaacagcGTGATCCAAACAGTATAAAACAACCCAGAGCATATTTTAGAAACTTGTAAGGTTGATTTGAATAATCTTGGGAATGAACCTATATGCATATATATTCACCACACTGGGCGCTTGCACAGAGCTGTCTTCCCCTGCGTTTTCCTTCAATCTCTTCGGATGACTGGACTCACCTGTGAGAAACCAGTGATTTAATGTTCTGCAGGGGAGACTGcctgtgctgtaagaaaaaGCTCCGATATAAGGTAACACACTGGACCTGCAGGGGACATAATGATGAATGCACTGCCTTATTTCAACAACGCATCTAATACTGAGCTCTAAGGAACAGAGGAAATCTATTTTGCACCTTTCTGCATATTCGTCTGCATAATAGAGTGAACAACAATTATGCATATCTATTGGTCCTATAAAACACAGTTTATAAGCTTGTCTAATCTGTTATTCTTTTGCCTAAGCCTTACTTTGTGCACTTTAGCAAGAAAGATGCAAACACTTGACTTTTCATCTTGCACTCTGTACGTCGGTGTCAATAATATTAGATATATCCACTTTCTGTTTTTCCATAAGTACTGTACTCTTGTATTAATGACAAcatgaagggaaataatgtaagCATAATGAAAACAGATAAAATAAGTGTACTGGTTTACTCGTTTCCTATTACactaatgtatatactgtagtttgatgATAACTGTACGTTTCATATTTAATTGGTTTTATAATGAATACCTATAATTTTGAACTTGTAACACACACGTGTCAAACTTAACTTAAACTAGCTGTGATTGGTGAGCGGGACATACAGATTGTTGATGTTTGATTTTGAGCAGACCTGCTGCTTCCAGTACTACAGACAAAGTCCTGTCTGCACTGATGCAGCTCTGGGAATGAAacctcttcactttttttccttGGATTTTCTCCTTTATTAAGGAGAGGTAGGAGTGAGCTGGATTTAAAAACACGATGTTGTGGAAAGTGTTTAAAATTTGTCCTGAAATTTTTGTGAAGTATCTCTTCATTTTCACGGGTCTGGTATTAAGTagtaatgattttaaaattttatggGACTGTGTTATCAGTTTAAACAAATCccttttttttcacaaatagaTTTCTGAAATAAATGTGGCCAAGCTTTGTGGGTTGGGCTCAGAAGACCCccattttctttacctttcttcCTCAGTTAACACTCCTTCTCAATGTACACACTATGACCTGTCCCCTTCCACACACACGCTCCAAGATCTTCTCAGCTGCTTTCACTGTCTGAGGCCTTGGATGTGAGTGTGGCCCAGAGAGACCAAGCACCCTCTTGTCATCCTTGTAAACCGAATGGATGGAGTACTGagactggtatcctgtgaagATCATCCACATGGCTTTGGTATTTTAGATCCTGTTCTGGCTTTTAAGAGTGggagtacaaaaataaataaactgacTGAAACTGAAAGAGTGGCGCCTCGTGTCTTCTTAGGAGCGGGGGCAGTTTCAGCCGGTGTGGACGGACTCAGGGGGCTGTTTTCTCTGAATCGTGCGATTGGcagtgtgcgtgcgtgcgtgctgGGTTGCGCGCCCAACCACAGGTCTTCTCTGGAGCTGCTGGGCGGCCGGTCCACTGTGGCTTGTTCCGGACCGCGCACCTCGACCCGCTCCGACAGCCGGCCCTGAGGCTGAGGCGGAGGCTGCTGCGTGGATCTCGGCACCAGCTCCCACACCGCGCGCTCACTCGGGGACCGTGTGCCCGCTTCACGACTAGAGAGGCAGCGACTGAAAGGGCTTGATTGACTTTGTTCGATCGGATCTCCGCAATAACGCCGTTTCTCGGTGTCGCCGTGCTGTTGAGCCGTCAGTCCCTTTTCTGGGGCTGTCGCTTTCCTTCGCCAGCGCTTTAGTGAAGAAGCCTCTTCCTTCGTTTCTAGGAAAAAGGGACTCGCGatgtacaagaaaaaaatattaaacctaaaaacacataaataatATGCATGTTATGGATAcacgtgtgtgtgtatatatataaagaagGCTCTGTAGCCTTAAAAAGAAGACCCGGTAGCGGTATGGCCATAATGGGGAGGCAGGGGTCGAGGAATGTTATCTACAGGAGTGCGAGTCCTATGTTAAGGGTGCCTGCTAAATGTCACTTGGTAAACTGCCAGTCCTGGTTCTTCGTGCCTCAGCTGATGTTATTTATCGCTCTGCTCGTGTCGCCAACACGCCCTGTTCTGGAGAATCGAAACTCGTTTTGCAGCTGTTTTGTTCCACTTCACTGGCGCTCGGGTGACCGGTGAACGGCCAAACATCAAATGTACaagattttaagcttttttttttaccgaatTAAAAAGTTTCAGTTGGCGTTGTTTCCTATCCCCCGTGTTTGTTTTATGAGCAGGATTTTTCTGggtctttttcttctttgaccaaagcaaaagaaaagaagaatacCGCTTTTTGCTGTTGGCTCACCTCTCGGATGCGAACTGAGAGGTGAAGGCTAGTGACTATGGTACTATAGAATCAGGTGCCCCTGAACTACGAGCGACGTACACTATGCCTCAGGGCTTCGCCACATCGTTTTACAAAGCAATATGCAAAACCCGGTAGGCAGGGGTTTCCTGTTTCTCTCCAGTAACAAAGCTGAACCTGTGCAGTGCCGGGGAGAGGGACTGTGACAGTCCAGACCAGTCTGGAGTTTCCATGACAGCCAATGCAACACCGCAAAACACTCGGGCTGTGCGGTGCGCCCATAGCAACTATCACCTCTCCACCAGTGCGCTTCTTTCACAGGGACAGGTCTGCAACACGTgtggaggaaaaacaaaactcctACGTGCTTTGAAACAATCGAATCCATGAAAGCGATCTCAAATAcattaaacatgttttaaaaatatgcttGGCGAGTTGGTTTACAAAAATCTTTTAGCATATGAACTTATTTAATGTGACCCCTAACACCACACAACCTCTGTGCAGTCGATAAAAGTTTTAACTGATTTGTTATTCAGTTAATAACTGTGCTGTAATGTCGTGACATCTGTATGCGTACACCCTTGtttgttgcattttctttttttatatatatataaaaataaaaaccagcgCTGACACCGCGCACAGCTCCGTGGTGGATGTGTCAGGTGGGCGGAGGGAGTGCGTCTGAGAACAGGAGTCTCGGTACCGTGCTGGAAATCAACAGCGTGTCAGCTTTATTTAGGGaaccctctcttctggcagctggGAGTGTAGAACAACTCATCCGCGACATTTAACAGTGACTCAAGACTGAGCCAAAGACTGACTCCCCCAGAATGGAGTTCTCCCCTCTGGAAAATATTACACGGGGctttttttgtgtatttgtttaagcTCGCCTTTCTTACAGCGATGTCCGGACATATCTGAGGGATGCCGCTTGTCTTTGCTCTGGTCGTTCTTTAAAGTGCACGCTTGTCCTTCCCGTCGCTTGCGGGAGTGAGATGCGAGATATGAACCGCAAAACAAAGTcgctgaagtacagtatgtggactgGCTGTGACGTGCCGGTGAGCTCTTTACCAGTAGGTCTttagttgttgttttgtttttggaaaataaCACCCCAGTCTAGAGAAGCTCATTTCAAGACCTTCGTTTTTATTAAGTGAATGACAATTCATTATTGCTAGCTATCACAGGTACAAAGGCAGTGTAGAAGACTATTGTGCATAGGTTTGGTTGtgcctttaaaataaataaataatacaggtGAGTTCCTTATTTACAGTCAAACCCAACCACAAGTCAAGCCAGAACTCGGCTTCTTACAGTTTCTGATACCCGTACAcggtttttttgtttcttttaaaaaaaaaagtctttgagATTCCCTGGATTTACTGCAGCCTGAAGTCCAAAGGTTTCAGAAAGTCGGGCAGCGGCAGGGAGTCTAGGTGCTCCGGGGGAGCGGAATGGATGAGCGCCTGCATGGCCCGGACAAACAGGGAGGTGGGCGCCGAGCCGGACAGCCACTGGAACGCCTGCTCCCCGAGCCGCGCCCGCCACCGCCCGGCGTTCTCCTGCAGCTGGCGCCGCGCCTTGCAGCGCAGCTCGGGCAGGAACAGGATGAGGTAGCCGAGGCAGAGGCGCTGGAGCCGCGGGTCCGGCGCGCCCCGGCCGATCTGCGCCAGGAGGCTGTCCAGGGGGGTGTTGCCCTGCGCGTCCGTCACGCAGGGGGACGCCGAGTGTCCCAGCAGCACGATCAGGCACTCCGGCCGCACCAGCTCGCAGGCCAGATGCAGCGGGGTCTTGCCGCCGTCCAGGTGAGCGCAGCCGCGGCGGTTGACGTAGCCGAGCCGCTCGCACTCCCTGAAGCCCTTGGCGGCGGAGAGGATCATCTTGAGGATGCCGACGCGATTGTAGCGCACGGCCATGGCGAGGTGCGGGGCCGTGGAGGACGGGCAGCAGCAGAAGCTCTTGCTGGGCGTCTCCAGCGCGGCCAGCGAGTATCTGCTGAGCAGGTAGCGGGCGTAGGGCTGGTGGTCGTGCACCAGCGCGTAGAGCAGGGCTTCCGATGGGGAGTAGGCGCACGCCCGCCCGTCCTCCTCCCAGTGAAACACCTCCATGGTCCGCATGTCCTCCAAGACCCACACCGCTAGCAGGTCGCGCACGGCTCGGTAAAACGCGAAGGAAGATTTCTTGCAGTGTCTTTCGGATTTGTAGTCCAGAACCCTGACGTCCCAAGGCATAGCGACCGGCCAGCTGTCAGTGCCCTCCTCCGGGCCCTGGGGTGATCAATGAGCGATTTATACTCGCTATCACAATGAACACAGTAATGCTGTTTTCCCCGTCTGTCAAAAGCCCTGTTTAAGGGTTTTATGACACTTTGCTTCCAGTCTGTTTTAGCTCGCTTTGTATTTTGGCAGAACCAAAACAAACGCATTTATCACgcgtttgttgttttgtttttttgcaggtattttttttgttttgcttttctgtgTTCTAGTTACTGGATCTTTCGCATAACGTACAATGCTCTATAACCGAGAAACATCTCTTGTTTACCATAGCACAACAATGGCTAAACGAGGTTACCGTTTTTGGTTGCTGTTGCCTGCTTGTCTTTGCTCTTTTCTACTTTTGAACCTCTACAGATCAACTTTCTAGACAGGCGCAGTCCTCAGAAGTGTGCTGCGTCTGCAAGCCCAAGCCTGTATCAACGCTTAAGAACAGTTGTAtttgaacagagaaaaaaataccagGCGACGCTATGCTAGGGTTTGCAGGGTATTTGCACACTCTTTGCCGTCGGTGACCCAGCCAGAGTAACAATTCTTCAAACCCCTCTGATAGGGCTGAGCGCAGCTTTTATTCCAACGTGCTGGAGACCGCCCCTCCCCCACCGCCACGCTCCAGCAGCCGCCTTCCCATTGGCTGCTGTCTGTGGCCCGAGTCGCACCATTGGCTGAAAGCGGGAGGGGGCGTGGCCGTTCTTTTGCGTCAATGGAGTGCAAAGTTCTCCGCAACTTTTCTCCTTGAAAAGAGCTGCCCGGGGTGCCGTCACCGCGACACCTGCTATCGGGTGAAATTCTCCGGCACCGGGAACATTCAGAGCAGGTCAGCGTGTAGCGGGGGAGGGTCTCCTCATCTGATATAATAAGATACTCTCCACATAGGAGCGAATGAAACCAGCGAGAGTCGGGCTCCGCGTCAAGGGGGacaagttaaaaacaaaatatctgtTCGCCTTCCTTTCCGATTCGGTTTAGGAGTGGTAAAAGAGTTCCAGTGCGAACGCCTGTATATCTTTATCTTTATCAGTCCGCGGGTTTGAAAGAGGCAACTACAGTAGGTAAATCGGCACAACGGATTAGGGCAGGAAATGAAACAGCAGGAAAAGAAACTGTGAACATCGCCAAAGCTTCATCTCAGCAGCTCTGCGGGTCCTCTGGTGCGCAGCAAGACCTTCATTCCTGTCCCCAGCTAAGGGACAGCTGACGTTGATAGTGGTCACGGactattataataaaataatcaactttattttataaagcgtGGTTTCTCAAAGCGCTATTAGGATAATTATACATTGCATACAATTATGCATTGCAAATCATAGCAgtatgtgttgttgttgttgtttttaatcaaTTGTGCTGTTATGTACCTAGTAACGTCTCTTAAGACATTTTGCGTGGATGCCGAGGGAAGGGGTCAGCGCCCGACCCGGCCTCCTCGCGAGCAAGCCGCGCGTGTCGCCCGAAGAGACACAGGGTGCCGCAGGGTGGGCGCGCGTGCCCGCGGCGGTGCGCCAGAGAGGCGCCAGGCAGCGCCGCCCGGGGTTCTGTCTCCATAGAAACCGGGCTGACGCCACCGGTCTCGCGCTGGCGAGGAGGAGGCCAGAGGCTTGTGAAAGTCCCGGCGCCCTCGCAGTCAAGAGCGACCCCGACATGTACATTTAATCCGTTAATAAAATCATTCTAACAGGAGCGATCTACACCGGTGACATGCTGCCGAAAGGAAGCTCTAGCCTAGAACCCGAGATTACCGAGGATGGACAGATAAAATAACAGACGGTCGGTAGGAAAGtgatg
It encodes the following:
- the ankrd9 gene encoding ankyrin repeat domain-containing protein 9, encoding MPWDVRVLDYKSERHCKKSSFAFYRAVRDLLAVWVLEDMRTMEVFHWEEDGRACAYSPSEALLYALVHDHQPYARYLLSRYSLAALETPSKSFCCCPSSTAPHLAMAVRYNRVGILKMILSAAKGFRECERLGYVNRRGCAHLDGGKTPLHLACELVRPECLIVLLGHSASPCVTDAQGNTPLDSLLAQIGRGAPDPRLQRLCLGYLILFLPELRCKARRQLQENAGRWRARLGEQAFQWLSGSAPTSLFVRAMQALIHSAPPEHLDSLPLPDFLKPLDFRLQ